A genomic stretch from Pseudomonas alkylphenolica includes:
- a CDS encoding retention module-containing protein: protein MAKLIGIVSKVVGEVFAVANDGTRRVLAEGDRLFAGEQLQTGAAGAVAVHLQNGAELTLGRDSSLAMSPQLLVNQAPQVDAPQAPAPSQAQLTDVEKLQQAIASGADPSQDADPTAAGPGSGGSSGALGGGHSFVMLNEVGGRVDPIIGFPTAGFNGFVEVPELDVGDLNNNSDALLPSPLPPVVNNPVTIEGLQVDGGELNLNEANLAQGSASDPAALTKTGSFTVVAPDGVFNLNVGGINVVTAGAVTGVGQSITTGLGNVLTITGYDAATGVVSYSYTLGITEAHPDGAGANGQGESISVAVSDTDGDVASGSLDVNVIDDMPHAVADSNAVTATESQLTLTGNVLTNDVQGADRIASGPITPQTITGTYGTLVLAADGSYTYTLNANDPDFINLKGGGTGVENFTYTLKDADGDSSTATLKIDVSNLNDPVTLNGLNIEGGELTVYEKNLSDGSNPNGSALTQGGSFTVSAPDGLQTLTVGGITVVAGGNAVGFPQSATTPQGNTLTITGYDASTGVVTYTYTLLDNEAHSSGNGTSLSESFTVVATDSDGSSANGSIDVNIVDDAPNANDDINTTTATETQLTLTGNVLSNDVQGADRIASGPITPQTITGTYGTLVLAADGSYTYTLHANDPDFVNLKGGGTGVENFTYTLKDADGDSSTANLKIDVSNLNDPVEIHGLDLCGGELTFYEKNLSDGSSPDQWALTKGGTFTVVAPDGLQTLTIGGLTLVSGGVVSALPLTGTTPLGNSMTIHSYDPSTGVIVGTFTLVDNESHTSGNTLVEQIEVVATDTDGSTGSATIDINIVDDAPKAYDDSNTTTATEAQLTLTGNVLSNDVQGADRIASGPITPQTITGTYGTLVLAADGSYTYTLHANDPDFVNLKGGGTGVENFTYTLKDADGDSSTANLKIDVSNLNDPVEIHGLDLCGGELTFYEKNLSDGSSPDQWALTKGGTFTVVAPDGLQTLTIGGLTLVSGGVVSALPLTGTTPLGNSMTIHSYDPSTGVIVGTFTLLDNESHTSGNTLVEQIEVVATDTDGSTGSATIDINIVDDAPEAYDDSNITTATETQLTLTGNVLTNDVQGADRIASGPITPQTIAGTYGTLVLAADGSYTYTLNAQDPDFVNLKGGGTGVENFTYTLKDADGDSSTATLKIDVSSVDHPVVIDGLSVNGGERTVYEKNLSDGSSPDSPALTHTGSFTVTALDGLQTLTVGGITVVSGGNVAGFPQTGTTPLGNSLTITGYNASTGVVSYTYTLLDSENHANANGINNLNEPITVTATDKDGSTAQATLDVNIVDDVAAVVGAERSVTPGQVDSNLLLIVDVSGSMNDQSGVEGKTRLQLAKDAISALLDKYDEMGDVKVQIVTFSSSASEQSEVWVSVAQAKQIVAGLSAGGGTNYDNAVAEAKSAFANAGSLTGAQNIGYFFSDGNPSSSSQGIDTDDETAWKSFLDSNGIKSYAIGLGDGVNASNLNPLAYDGSTHTNTNAVVVTDLNALNQVLSGTVQGAPITGSLMSGGTFGADGGFIKALLVDGTTYTYDPKGQGSYSASGVDRGSFDTATNTFNIKTIKGGTLLVDMDSGEFTYTPPKDTGTTVTENIGFTASDNDGDLSSANLVVNVYSNAAPVAGADHIITNILSSTITVPAEALLANDSDANNDLLSASPISFTTNWAAKGAGFTVGSGTPTVTFSGTSSNLANQLKDLPRSSFRTASNTTTAALLVNGYLGALSSGANAEDVLTVTLKKGESLKLDHDRPAGNILMEWKDENGIYQTVADGSSFTASHDGVYSIHVVNLLNLAGGNPDGLERYALTMTVDYANAQYETYNGTYTVSDGHGGTGTGNVDITYQQGSVLTGTDGHDTLLGGAGGDTLNAGAGNDVLIGGDGNDILNAGDGNDLLIGGSGNDQLDGGAGIDTASYAGASSGVTVSLANLAAQNTGGAGTDTLSGIENLIGSDYNDSLTGDGNVNLLRGGLGNDALNGGGGNDVLIGGPGNNTLTGGDGNDIFLWQQGNSGRDVVTDFTPGTDRLDLSQLLQGENATSASLDDYLHFKVTGSGAGVVSTIEVSAVAGAAPTQIIDLAGVNLAQHYGVTAGAGGVIAAGQDTATIINGMLNDHSLKVDTV from the coding sequence ATGGCCAAGTTAATCGGTATTGTCAGCAAAGTAGTCGGTGAGGTCTTCGCCGTCGCCAATGACGGGACACGTCGGGTGCTGGCCGAAGGTGACCGGCTGTTTGCCGGCGAGCAGTTGCAGACGGGGGCAGCCGGTGCGGTGGCTGTGCATCTGCAAAATGGTGCCGAATTGACCTTGGGCCGTGACAGCAGTCTGGCGATGTCCCCGCAGTTGCTGGTTAACCAGGCGCCTCAAGTCGATGCGCCGCAGGCGCCGGCGCCCAGTCAGGCGCAACTCACCGATGTGGAAAAACTCCAGCAAGCCATCGCCTCGGGCGCCGACCCGAGCCAGGATGCCGATCCGACGGCGGCCGGTCCTGGGAGTGGGGGCTCGTCGGGTGCGCTCGGCGGTGGTCATTCCTTTGTCATGCTCAACGAAGTGGGCGGTCGGGTTGACCCGATCATCGGATTCCCGACAGCGGGTTTCAACGGCTTTGTCGAAGTGCCAGAGCTGGATGTCGGCGATCTCAATAACAACAGTGACGCGCTGCTGCCATCGCCACTGCCACCGGTGGTCAACAACCCGGTCACTATCGAAGGTTTGCAGGTTGACGGGGGCGAGCTGAACCTCAACGAAGCCAACCTGGCCCAGGGTTCGGCCAGTGACCCCGCGGCCTTGACCAAAACCGGCAGTTTCACAGTGGTGGCGCCGGATGGTGTGTTCAACCTGAATGTCGGTGGCATCAACGTCGTCACGGCTGGCGCTGTGACCGGTGTGGGTCAATCCATCACTACCGGCTTGGGCAACGTATTGACCATCACCGGTTACGATGCTGCTACCGGTGTGGTCAGTTACAGCTACACCTTGGGCATCACCGAGGCACATCCGGACGGCGCTGGAGCCAATGGACAGGGCGAGAGTATCAGCGTCGCAGTCAGCGACACCGATGGTGATGTGGCCAGTGGTTCGCTGGATGTCAACGTAATCGATGATATGCCGCATGCGGTAGCGGACAGCAATGCGGTGACGGCCACCGAGAGCCAACTGACCCTGACCGGCAATGTGCTGACCAACGATGTGCAAGGCGCCGACCGCATCGCCAGCGGCCCGATCACCCCACAAACCATCACCGGTACCTACGGCACCCTGGTGCTGGCCGCCGATGGTTCCTACACCTACACGCTGAACGCCAACGACCCGGACTTTATCAACCTGAAAGGCGGCGGCACGGGTGTCGAAAACTTCACTTACACCCTCAAGGATGCCGATGGCGACAGCAGCACGGCGACGCTGAAGATCGATGTCAGCAACCTCAACGACCCGGTAACCCTCAACGGCCTGAATATCGAAGGCGGCGAACTGACCGTCTACGAGAAAAACCTCAGCGACGGCAGCAACCCGAACGGCTCGGCCCTGACCCAGGGCGGCAGCTTCACCGTGAGTGCCCCGGATGGCCTGCAAACCCTGACTGTCGGCGGTATCACCGTGGTCGCTGGCGGCAATGCGGTCGGCTTCCCGCAGTCGGCTACCACGCCGCAAGGCAACACCCTGACCATCACGGGCTACGACGCCAGCACCGGGGTGGTGACTTACACCTACACGCTGCTCGACAACGAAGCGCACAGCAGCGGTAACGGCACCAGCTTGAGCGAAAGCTTCACGGTGGTGGCCACTGATAGCGATGGCAGCAGCGCCAACGGTTCGATCGATGTGAACATCGTCGACGACGCGCCGAATGCGAACGACGACATCAACACCACTACCGCCACGGAAACGCAGCTGACCCTGACCGGCAACGTCTTGAGCAACGATGTGCAAGGCGCCGACCGCATCGCCAGCGGCCCGATCACCCCGCAAACCATCACCGGCACCTACGGCACCCTGGTGCTGGCCGCCGATGGTTCCTACACCTACACGCTGCACGCCAACGACCCGGACTTCGTCAATCTGAAAGGCGGTGGCACGGGTGTCGAAAACTTCACCTACACCCTCAAGGACGCTGACGGCGACAGCAGCACGGCGAACTTGAAGATCGATGTCAGTAACCTCAACGATCCGGTAGAGATCCACGGCCTGGACCTGTGCGGCGGCGAGCTGACCTTCTACGAGAAAAACCTTAGCGACGGCAGCAGCCCGGACCAGTGGGCACTGACCAAGGGCGGTACCTTTACCGTGGTCGCCCCGGACGGCCTGCAGACCCTGACTATCGGTGGCCTCACCCTGGTCAGTGGCGGGGTGGTCAGTGCATTGCCGCTGACCGGCACCACGCCGCTGGGCAACTCGATGACCATCCACAGCTACGACCCGAGCACTGGGGTAATCGTCGGCACGTTCACCTTGGTGGACAATGAAAGCCACACCAGCGGCAATACTCTGGTCGAGCAAATCGAGGTGGTTGCGACCGATACCGACGGCAGTACTGGCAGTGCCACCATCGATATCAATATCGTCGACGATGCGCCCAAGGCGTACGACGACAGCAACACCACTACCGCCACGGAAGCTCAACTGACCCTGACCGGCAACGTCTTGAGCAACGATGTGCAAGGCGCCGACCGCATCGCCAGCGGCCCGATCACCCCGCAAACCATCACCGGCACCTACGGCACCCTGGTGCTGGCCGCCGATGGTTCCTACACCTACACGCTGCACGCCAACGACCCGGACTTCGTCAATCTGAAAGGCGGTGGCACGGGTGTCGAAAACTTCACCTACACCCTCAAGGATGCCGACGGTGACAGCAGCACGGCGAACTTGAAGATCGATGTCAGCAACCTCAATGACCCGGTAGAGATCCATGGTCTGGACCTGTGCGGCGGCGAGCTGACCTTCTACGAGAAAAACCTTAGCGACGGCAGCAGCCCGGACCAGTGGGCACTGACCAAGGGCGGTACCTTTACCGTGGTCGCCCCGGACGGTCTGCAGACCCTGACTATCGGTGGCCTCACCCTGGTCAGTGGCGGGGTGGTCAGTGCATTGCCGCTGACCGGCACCACGCCGCTGGGCAACTCGATGACCATCCACAGCTACGACCCGAGCACCGGGGTAATCGTCGGCACGTTCACCTTGCTGGACAATGAAAGCCACACGAGCGGCAACACCCTGGTCGAGCAAATCGAGGTGGTTGCGACCGATACCGACGGCAGTACTGGCAGTGCCACCATCGATATCAATATCGTCGACGACGCGCCCGAGGCGTACGACGACAGCAACATCACTACCGCCACGGAAACGCAGCTGACCCTGACTGGCAACGTGTTGACCAATGATGTACAGGGCGCCGACCGCATCGCCAGCGGCCCGATCACCCCGCAAACCATCGCCGGCACTTACGGCACCCTGGTGCTCGCCGCCGATGGTTCCTACACCTACACCCTGAACGCCCAGGACCCGGACTTCGTCAATCTGAAAGGCGGTGGCACGGGTGTCGAAAACTTCACCTACACCCTCAAGGATGCCGACGGCGACAGCAGCACTGCGACGTTGAAGATCGATGTCAGCAGCGTGGACCATCCGGTGGTCATCGATGGTCTGAGCGTCAACGGTGGCGAACGGACCGTCTACGAAAAAAATCTCAGCGACGGCAGCAGCCCGGATTCGCCAGCGTTAACCCACACGGGCAGCTTCACCGTGACTGCCCTGGATGGTCTGCAAACCCTGACGGTTGGGGGCATTACCGTGGTCAGCGGCGGCAATGTTGCCGGCTTCCCGCAAACGGGTACGACGCCCTTGGGCAATTCGTTGACCATCACCGGGTACAACGCCAGTACCGGCGTGGTCAGTTACACCTACACCTTGCTGGACAGCGAAAACCATGCGAATGCCAATGGCATCAACAACCTCAACGAGCCCATCACTGTCACGGCAACCGATAAAGACGGCAGCACAGCCCAGGCAACCCTGGATGTAAACATCGTTGACGATGTAGCCGCGGTGGTGGGGGCCGAGCGTTCGGTGACGCCGGGGCAGGTCGATTCCAACTTGCTGCTGATCGTCGACGTATCCGGCAGCATGAACGATCAATCCGGTGTCGAGGGCAAGACCCGTCTGCAACTGGCCAAGGATGCCATCAGCGCTTTGCTGGACAAGTATGACGAAATGGGCGACGTCAAAGTCCAGATCGTCACCTTCAGTTCCTCAGCATCTGAACAATCCGAAGTCTGGGTATCGGTCGCCCAGGCCAAGCAGATCGTTGCCGGGCTGTCGGCGGGTGGTGGCACCAACTACGATAATGCGGTGGCCGAGGCGAAGTCGGCCTTCGCCAACGCTGGCAGTTTGACCGGTGCGCAGAACATCGGCTACTTCTTCTCCGACGGCAACCCGTCCTCGTCCTCACAAGGCATCGATACCGACGACGAGACTGCCTGGAAGTCCTTCCTCGACAGCAACGGGATCAAGTCCTACGCCATTGGCCTGGGTGACGGCGTCAACGCCAGCAATCTCAACCCGCTGGCGTATGACGGCAGCACGCATACCAATACCAACGCTGTGGTGGTTACCGACCTGAATGCGTTGAATCAGGTGTTGTCCGGTACGGTGCAAGGTGCGCCGATTACCGGCAGCCTGATGAGTGGCGGCACGTTCGGCGCCGATGGCGGTTTTATCAAAGCATTGCTGGTCGATGGTACGACTTACACCTATGACCCCAAAGGCCAGGGCAGCTACAGCGCCAGCGGTGTCGATCGCGGTTCCTTTGACACCGCAACCAATACCTTCAACATCAAAACCATCAAGGGCGGTACCTTGCTGGTTGACATGGATAGCGGCGAGTTCACCTACACGCCACCGAAAGACACCGGCACCACCGTAACTGAAAACATCGGCTTCACCGCCAGTGACAATGATGGCGACCTGAGCAGCGCCAACCTGGTGGTTAACGTCTACTCCAACGCCGCGCCGGTGGCTGGCGCTGACCATATCATCACCAACATTCTCTCCAGCACCATCACTGTGCCGGCTGAAGCACTGCTGGCCAACGACAGCGATGCCAACAACGATTTGCTCAGCGCATCGCCGATTAGCTTCACGACCAATTGGGCGGCCAAGGGGGCGGGGTTCACGGTCGGTAGTGGCACGCCTACGGTCACTTTCTCGGGAACGAGCAGTAACCTGGCCAACCAGTTGAAGGACTTGCCGCGCAGTTCGTTCCGCACCGCGTCGAACACCACCACGGCAGCGCTGCTGGTCAATGGTTATCTGGGCGCGCTCTCCAGTGGTGCCAATGCCGAGGACGTTCTGACCGTCACCCTGAAGAAAGGCGAGTCTCTCAAGCTCGATCACGACCGGCCGGCCGGCAACATCCTGATGGAGTGGAAGGATGAGAATGGCATTTACCAGACCGTTGCCGATGGCAGTAGCTTTACCGCCAGCCATGACGGGGTGTACAGCATCCATGTGGTCAACCTGCTCAATCTTGCCGGGGGCAACCCCGACGGACTGGAAAGATATGCCTTGACCATGACCGTCGACTACGCCAATGCCCAGTACGAGACCTACAACGGCACCTATACGGTCAGTGATGGGCATGGCGGTACCGGCACTGGCAATGTCGATATCACTTACCAGCAAGGCAGTGTCCTGACAGGGACCGATGGTCATGACACCTTGCTCGGCGGGGCGGGCGGCGACACCCTCAATGCCGGTGCCGGCAATGATGTGCTGATCGGTGGCGACGGTAACGACATCCTCAACGCCGGTGACGGCAATGACTTGCTGATCGGAGGCAGCGGCAATGACCAGCTCGACGGTGGCGCCGGTATCGATACCGCCAGTTACGCCGGTGCCAGTAGCGGCGTGACCGTAAGCCTGGCGAACCTTGCCGCACAAAATACCGGCGGGGCGGGGACCGATACCTTGAGTGGAATCGAGAACCTGATCGGTTCGGACTACAACGACAGCTTGACCGGCGATGGCAATGTCAACCTGCTTAGAGGAGGCCTGGGCAACGATGCGTTGAACGGGGGAGGCGGTAACGATGTGCTGATCGGCGGGCCGGGGAACAACACCCTCACGGGCGGTGACGGTAACGATATCTTCCTCTGGCAACAAGGTAATAGCGGGCGTGATGTCGTCACTGACTTCACCCCGGGCACAGATCGGCTCGACCTGTCGCAGTTGCTCCAGGGAGAGAACGCAACTTCGGCGTCACTGGATGATTATCTGCACTTCAAGGTCACCGGCAGTGGCGCCGGGGTGGTGTCGACCATCGAGGTGAGTGCGGTGGCGGGGGCTGCGCCGACCCAGATCATTGACCTGGCGGGGGTCAACCTGGCTCAGCACTATGGGGTGACGGCGGGAGCGGGCGGTGTGATTGCCGCCGGGCAGGATACCGCGACCATCATCAACGGGATGCTCAATGACCATTCGTTGAAGGTGGATACGGTGTAA
- a CDS encoding TolC family outer membrane protein, producing MRVLTPITGAILLAMACANAQAMSLTEAVQSAVDQHPEINASRNNRLSADEDVKVAKGGWYPRVDLVAGYGRQKSDNTNTRFTNPDGTSNHNKETLNYTQSDLRLRQMLFDGFNTSNEVGRTEAVVNSRAYYTQATAQSISLRAVEVYLEVLKRRELVTLAKNNLQAHLRVNDQIGLRSERGVGSTADLDQSTARRALAENNLYTAEVDLADAEANFYSVIGRVPDELETPVTIKGEMPASLLDARQDMLEHNPYLKSAQADVQAAEQQYEVAKSPFYPRLDAVLATGANNNTAGQVGHDNNDWQAGVELSYNLFRGGSDKARLQSDAHKINQAMDIRNNALRTLNEDLALSWNAMTNARKQTPTAREYADTTTRVRAAYQDQFGLGQRTLLDLLDSENELYNANRRYTEVRYIEEFSMYRVLANMGELLNKQRISLPPEAIAQSEVKSEARLPDMR from the coding sequence ATGCGCGTTTTGACCCCCATCACCGGCGCAATTCTATTGGCCATGGCATGTGCCAATGCTCAGGCGATGTCGCTTACGGAAGCTGTGCAAAGCGCCGTGGACCAACATCCGGAAATCAACGCCAGCCGTAACAATCGCTTATCCGCAGACGAAGACGTCAAGGTTGCCAAAGGCGGCTGGTATCCCCGCGTCGACCTGGTTGCCGGCTACGGTCGGCAGAAGTCGGATAACACCAACACTCGCTTCACCAATCCCGACGGCACATCCAATCACAACAAGGAAACCCTGAACTACACTCAGTCCGACCTGCGCTTGCGGCAGATGCTGTTCGACGGTTTCAACACCTCGAACGAAGTCGGCCGTACCGAAGCGGTGGTCAACTCCCGCGCCTACTACACCCAGGCAACCGCCCAAAGCATCAGCCTGCGCGCTGTCGAGGTGTACCTGGAGGTGCTCAAGCGCCGGGAGCTGGTGACCCTGGCCAAGAACAACCTGCAGGCTCACCTGCGCGTCAACGATCAGATCGGTTTGCGTAGCGAACGGGGTGTAGGCAGCACCGCCGACCTTGACCAGTCCACCGCCCGTCGCGCCCTGGCGGAAAACAACCTGTACACCGCCGAAGTCGACCTGGCTGATGCCGAAGCCAATTTCTACAGCGTCATCGGCCGCGTCCCCGACGAGCTGGAAACACCGGTCACCATCAAGGGCGAGATGCCTGCCAGCCTGCTCGACGCACGTCAGGACATGCTTGAGCACAACCCCTACCTGAAGTCGGCCCAGGCTGATGTACAAGCCGCCGAGCAGCAATACGAAGTGGCCAAATCTCCGTTCTATCCACGCCTGGATGCGGTGTTGGCCACCGGTGCCAACAACAACACCGCAGGCCAGGTCGGTCACGACAACAACGACTGGCAAGCCGGTGTCGAGCTCAGCTACAACCTGTTCCGCGGCGGCAGCGACAAGGCCCGCCTGCAGTCGGATGCGCACAAGATCAACCAGGCCATGGACATCCGCAACAATGCCTTGCGCACCCTCAACGAGGACCTGGCACTGTCCTGGAACGCCATGACCAATGCCCGTAAGCAAACCCCGACCGCCCGCGAGTACGCTGACACCACTACCCGGGTGCGCGCGGCTTACCAGGATCAGTTCGGCCTCGGCCAACGGACCCTGCTCGACTTGCTCGACAGTGAAAACGAGCTGTACAACGCCAACCGTCGCTACACCGAGGTGCGCTATATCGAGGAGTTCTCGATGTACCGGGTGTTGGCCAACATGGGTGAACTGCTGAACAAGCAACGCATCTCGCTGCCGCCTGAGGCGATTGCCCAGAGTGAAGTGAAGAGCGAAGCACGTCTGCCCGACATGCGCTAA